Part of the Panicum virgatum strain AP13 chromosome 4N, P.virgatum_v5, whole genome shotgun sequence genome is shown below.
TCCCTCAAGGTGCAAaaacactcggggggcaagacaagaagaaggccgacaacaagtcgaccggtctgaccggccacagcggcggtctgaccggttcgaccggtctgaccggtcatgggaccggtctgaccggtgcgcccagTAAATCTGGGAACTCCTCCACAATTAAGACAAGGCCGAGTTTTAGAGAACTCTTGGCTAGATATGAGAAGAAAGGGAGTGCTCAGAGACAGAAGGGGCCACCAAGCAAAGTCAAGGATACGGGATCATCGTCAAAACATCAAGAACAATCGAGTCAGAGTAATtatacttcatctagtggaccgattgctccatggtattgttagtatccttacttttatacacctatggattatagtaggatgcatatgcaatcatattatattcaatatcctcctatgtatccaaatcatgcattattacaaagaccgattgttgctagcaataatccggtcaagcatgatgttgattgcagcaaagagaatgggaagagcaaggagcaagattcgaagtatttacagccgaggtggtgtccctcaggtttgtctcatactcagaagcgaaggctgcaacgtatgcgcaagaaggaggcaatggGACAACAAGTGGAGACCGTGCGAAAGACGTCAGCGAcaatgaagaaggtgtggcggcccaaacaagttgtttcaacattgacttgagcaaaacatggccgatgtagtgttaatcatcgcccttagacaattttggctcagaagaatgttttttggtaagcaagctttaccaaaaaacaggggggcatatgttgacagccaaaattggcaccaaccggtctgaccggtaggaccgagcggtctgaccggtcaaggcaCTGTGACCTGTCCGGcaggggccgaccggtctgaccggtaggtccgatcggtctgaccggtccagatagagtccgagtacaactagatatttttatagatttagatctgtaaacaggatttcttgcgggataagtccaccccaccctataaatataaagggtcacggccgattaaaaaaacaatcgaacaaaatcaatacaaattctactttttatcctcttctccaaaccctagcttttccaaccccctctgctgttcttccttcgtctccgcgacgtttgaaggcgttctaggtggcctgcagATTCTAGAACAACActacgtgcgcctaccctgacggggtccctcccgggttcgcgttcgtcggccgtcgccgattctcaccggcgaccggtctgaccggtcctttagaccggtctgaccgctccacgcagagagagctgcatcgagctctttctcgcgccgcacgatctagtgcgttcgtgtgttgaccgagatttgcgtcaacagggGAACTAAGTGGTTTCAGTTTCCTACACCAAAGCGTCTAATCATTCCCACCAAATGCCACAACAACCTTGATTAGAGGCTTTTAATTTATTAAAAGCATCTAATCGTTCCCACCAATCAAAACTTTGCACTGAGTAGTTAAGTTTGTGGGTGTGTGCAGTTGACGTACCTGCTGCTGGAAAGGCTAATGCTGCCGGTGTTAGCCGAGGGCAAGCGACGGACATGTCGAACGCCGGCCTTTGAAGCTCTGAAGGCCTCATGTTGTTCTTTGGAACGATCTCCACAGAGACTGTTTTGGTATTGCCAAAAACTGTAAGCGAGAGTTAGCGCGTTGTTGTATAGTTGTACATGTGTTTTTATACAACACGAACTGGATGCAGCAATGGATCGGAGGCCGGAAACACTGACCAGCTGTCTAGTACTCTAATGTGTACGAGATGGAGTACTCAACCCATGTGGAAGTTCAAAAAAATGGTATCAACGCGTTTAATATAGTGAAGCTTACTTAAACATATGGTAATTGAGAATTCTAAGCACATATTAGCACTCCTACTCTTGCTGAAGTTTCTGAGTCTTGGCTAAAATTTAACACACCCCAATAGCACTTCTGTTTGGATTGgctagtgctaaactttagtgcTTTTAGTACTGGTTGGATCCAAATGACCCCTAAGTAATTAAGGCTTTAACACAAGTCAGGTGTTAGTATTACGTTTGCCAAAGATTGGCACTCGAAACGTTAATGTCACTAAGCTCCACCCGTGCAGTTGTCGGCACAAGGAGCTATAAGTATATAtgtcaaagtttttttttccaatgACTGATGTGGTTATTATGATTTGACCCCGAAAGTTTGTGTTTTTCAATAAAAACTGTAATGTTGGAAGTGCTGCTTCCAAATCTACAAATTTATTTCTGGCAAAAACCTGCCACTTTAAGGATAGATGATTGGCTAGCTTAGTAAGTTTATGATAATTGTAAGTTGACCTACATGCTAAATATGGCGGCTACATGGAATTTGAATATCATTATTTTAAGGCGGCTACGCGGTTTTCGCAGGAAGAAATAGGTGGCTACAGAATGACATGAAAGTTGTCACATGCACCCGCTGACTTCCAAGATGGGTTTATTGTTGCGTACTCCTTATGTAGGGATCCTTGGAAGGATAAGCCCATCCACTCAAAAATACTCTATTTTTAGACAAGTTGCGTGTCAAGTTTAAACTCTCAATGTCAAAATATTCTTTCTAAAACATAATAAAAACCATAAACGTGGGTACGGTGGTTGTCATCTAGCATTTGCGTTTAAATATAAGCTTATTTATTTTTGGTCTCGCTCTTTGAGAGCACAATCCAAAAAGCCAGAGGCTGGAACAGTAGTAATGAATGGCTTAGATAACGTATGCACGGAGACAGGAATAAATTTCCTTTTTCTAATAGAAAATTGTGTTCAAAAGTACGCTTAAAACATACTTGAGTGGCTTTTTTCGGAGCAAATATACTTATAGGCTTTTTTCACATGATGCTATATCTCATATGCGTATTGGCTCATGAAAAATGCATGCTCCACCATTTCTTCTAGGCCACAAAAACAACATGCATCAGGAACAGGAATATGACTGTTTTAGTTGTGTTCCACCAGTTAGCAGGCAGTTATGAGCCATTCTCCATaaaattattttcatttttGGTGGCGCTTGGATGGTCCATAGTCGTTTCCGTAATCCATATGTCTCCCAAAAATCTGAGGTTTCACCTTTATCATTTTCACTTAAAAAGCTATGAAAGCTTTCCAGTCTTGTAAGAGAATATGCTGATTTGACTGTGTATGTGCCTGATTTGGAGTATGACCAAGCTGGGAAGTCGTCACAATGAGTATGACATAAGGTTATTGTAGAATACTAGGTaagtgcccgtgcgttgcaacgggatagctaattttttttataaaaacacACAGATCGCAcgataataataatatatatagtAAAATTAAATATCAATGTTAATAACATTTAATCCAAAAAGCAACAAGAGCAACAAAATTTTTCATGAGATTTGGAACTGTGTAAGGATTATCATCGAGCAAACATTAATATATCCATATTTTGCTATATGTTTTAATTTGTAGTCTTTTAAGAAACTTTATGTACAGATTATCACACAAGCTTGCTTAGTCTGAATACACTGTCAATGCAGTTCAATGCCAAGGAGAATTACTTCAATAGTCTCAATTATAAAGTtaacatttttcaaaaaaaaatcacaaacaTGTTCTCCAAATAAATAAACTTGTACAATTCCACCCTAAATAGATAAGTAAGATTTTATAGTAACAAAAGGAACTGATCAATGAACATAACTACTAATGGCCCTTTTCCCCACCCCCTTCTAATTTAACTGGCTCAGTCACCTTATCTCATGAACTGCTGCTCCTACACCCGCTGAAGCATAGGAATATATACATGATATAGTAGCAAAGGCAGTGAAGGAGATGGAGCTCACATGCCTCCCTGTTCACCTGCAGCGTCCactcgtcctcggggtcggacACGTAATAGTCgtagataataatatttataagCTTTTGCTTCTCGATGGCCTGGTAGCTGGTACTCCATGACATTGGTGATCTCCCCCTGTTGGCATTGTCGTCAGGCTTAAAGCATAGCTATCAGGTACTGTAATCACACATGAAGCAAGTGTTTGTGGCACCAATCGCagtaattttgaaaacacaaaacaAACTACCAAGAGATTTTGGCAATTAAATTCAAGTTGACTACTTAAAGCATATTTGTAATGGGCTAATGGCTATCAGGCATATCACCATCTACTGCTCCCAGTGACTGATTCTTGGCAACAATTCATTCCTTAGATGctcaattcaaaaatatttcttcTAAACTGATATAAACAGAACCATATGACCGATTGGCCAATTAAAAAATTTGGCGCAACTGAGGGTCTTGGTGACTACTTGTGGTCCCAATGATGCAACATCTCCACCAGTAATTAGTACATATTCTAATACCTCGAAGTGGTGACAATATTACTGGGACAACAGTATTTcaaaagtttttattagtgctgACGACCTAAGTATGGTACATTAAATTGTAGGGCACTAATATTCATTATGCAGTTGAGAATTTATTCTAAACCTTGTGCTTCATGACTTAAAGTTTTAGGTCTTAATAGGCACACCATATCTAATATGCAAATGGATAAATCTCTACCAAAAGCGTCTGCACCTGCAATAGGAATAGGAAAAATAAATGCAGTTCCAAATGAGCTACAGGAAAGCAAATAAAAGGTTCCCTAGATGAATCCTGAATTCATAAATGAGCACTGTAAGTTTGTCATTTGATTGTCTATTCAATTATTCAACATCATGATTTCATGAAGGAATGGAACATGGTTCTAGAAGTATCTGCCTATAGTGAATCCCCTTCGGATTCCTAAGTTTACACAAGCATTAAAAATAATTaaactttactcataatataaATTATCTGTAATATTACAAATAGAGCCTTTGTAGCCGAAGAAGTATAAACCATATGTTTTTTAAGTGAACAAGAAAGCAAATCAAAGAACATAATATCTAGTACTGAAGATATTGGGCAAAATTTCATGGCAATGCTTGTAGTAAAGCTCAGAATGAACCATTACGAGCAAAAAAGCAAGCAAACTATTAATGTGATCAAGACTGTTATAAATTTAAGCGCACATTGGCTCTACTAAAGAATGCCATGTTCTCAGTATAGAAGGCAAAAGCAGGATTTGATGATATAAATTTAATGAGACTGAGAGTTGCACATAGCTATGACTATATGAGAAAAAGATTAGGAAGCCATACTGATCCAAACAAGAAGTATCAGGATTCTGTCTATCATCAAGTATCAAGGGGGCAACTGCTTGCCTGACATGCTTCAGCTCATCGCAGGCAGATCCAGCATACTGTTTACAGTTATAGGTCCTGCATACTATTTACAGCAAAAGGTTAAGAAAGTTAGCAACTGCTTTGCCGAAGGTTTGTATACGATGGCATGTAACCTACAATGAAGTGCCTGAATGGCCTCATGCAGTGTAAACCATGCGTCGCACTGCAATGCACTCTTGCATATCTCGGCAATGGCACGCGCAGCGAGCAGTGGCTCACCGCCCTCACCCTCATGTACCCTTTTGTGTCCTCTCCTCTAGCGACCAGTGGAGACTACGAGAAGTTGTGGAGGCACGAGCAGCACCACAAAAGAATGGAGGTTGAGGCAAACCATCAGGCAACCCATCACCAAGTGCACTGCCTTGAATCATGACGAACTTCACCATTGGTTTCTGCCTAATAGCAACAGAGATTACTCCATAAATAAGTAAAACCTTACTTTATCAACACTGAATGGTGCAGAAACGCAATACCTTGTCCTCAAAATCATGAGTTTTGCTGACTCCCTCATTTTTCTAATGTGGTCATGTGGAATCAACCAAATTAGCACCTGCATAATTATAGGCACAAATTACTTGAATAAGATCAACGAAGCAAGTTATCAGTAACAATGATCAACAACACGATGCCAAGAGTTAGTATAGACCAGTGGCAAGTCTTGAACTGGCATAGCAGGTGGATCGTTCATGCACATGAAGAGCAGCAAAAGGGGGCGACAGAGGCAGTGCCAAGATCCAGCAGGCTGCCCGCACTATCCCTGGCTCTATCATCTTTCTCAAGCCATCTTGTGCTTTCTCTTAGAACAACAGCAATGCACAATTAAAATGCACCCAATTGAAGCAAGTGACTAAAAACAAAGCCACCATTTTCGTAATGACTCTTCTAAATCTCATATCTAGCTTTCCGTCAACCGTCGACCTATTCTAGAACAATAAACGAAAATTTTTATGTGTATGCATACTGTAGGCAGGCATTGAAGCAACAAAATAATTGTAACGATGAGCATTGGGGGTAACAAAATTACCTCCTTGCGACTGACAGTATGTTAAGCCTGAAACCATGCAGATGCAGTGAACCAATGCAAAATCAGGTAACAGGGCCCTTGGGGCATTTCATCGAGCAGTTCAAGGGCACAGGCCACCAAGCGGAAAGGAAACAACAGATGAGCTTGACTGGTGGCTTCACGGTGATCGAAGATGAAGGGAATCGGAGCCAATTGAAACACAGCATCATCCCATGCAAAGGGACGACTTACATGGTCGTGGAGGCAAGGTCGGAGCGCCGGTGTCAGTCGAGCCTCCCAGGGAGGTGGCCGGGTTCGTGGCCGCTGCTGGCATCGAAGATATGGCACATGGAAGCATATTCGTATCCACTGTACAGAAGCAGAACTTGATACAAGAACAGAGCACATGGAACAAgaaccacgaggcaggagggagAGTGAGAGGAAGCAGGAGCCGGCGGGGACGACGGCAACGGAGACTCGACATCACGGGTTTGGGAAGGGCGGTGGCGGGCTAGGTGTACCTGTGGAGGTCCAACGCCGGTTGTCCTCGTCGCCTGATCAAGCCGATGCAGGGAAGTAGGGGACGTCGATGCAGGTGCCGACCCGGACCTTGGCAGCGTCCGCGTCGCGGACCGGGACGGCGCTGATCGGCCCGGTGTGCTCCGGTGCGGCGGCAGGCTAGGTGTACCTGTGGAGGTCCAACGCCGGTCGTCCTCGTCGCCGGATTACGCCGATGCAGGGAAGGAGGGGACGTCGATGCAGGTGCCGACCCGGACCTTGGCGGCGTCCGCGTCGCGGACCTGGCCGGCGCTGATCGGCCCGGTGTgctccggtgcggcggcgggctaGGTGTACCTGTGGAGGTCCAACGCCGGTAGTCCTCGTCGCCGGATTACGCCGATGCAGGGAAGGAGGGGACGTCGACGCAGGGGTCGACCCGGACCTTGGCGGCGTCCGCGTCGCGGACCTGGCCAGCGCGACGGCGTGGGTGATCCGGCTGCGGCGTCGGCGTTGGTGATCCGGAGCGCGATGCGgagctgcgcgcggcggcgttgcggtgcGCGATGAGCGGGATGGGAGGCGGGATGGAAGGCGGGACGATGGGCCTGCGTGGAAGCGTTGATCACGGATATGCGATGGGTGGCAGGGTGGGTTTTGAATTTGAATGGATCCTATGGCGCTGGTGCACTTGTTCGTCTGTCGTGTGATCGGAGGGTCGAGATAGAGGCCTGGCTGACCCAAAACCATGGTCGCACCAAGCCGGCGTCCCTCTTATACAATTTTTAGGAGTAGAGAGAAGACATTCTTAGCATCATCTTCGTTTAAATATGATTGTATCATCTCCACATTCCAGCTACCTGTAACCTCATCTATAAGAGCATTCACATTCAAGTCATCCGGTACGGGAGCAACTGGTTTACGCCTGTAGGAATTTTTAATCCAGTGATCCTTAGTTATGTGGATAATTTTTCCATCTCCTACTCTCCAGATGACACCCTTCATCATTAGCTCCTTACTAATGGCCCGTTTTTAGGCCCGTGCAGCCCATGCaaccgcacagggcccccaaatTTCAGAGGCCCCCCCCAAAATATAATGAGTATACTAGGTATAGTTATATAGTAGGCTTTGTTTTTGTTATCTTTTGACCCAATACGAAGCAATTGTGGCCCAAATATGTCACAGAAGAGGAAACGTGCTGCTCGATCATTGTCTTTCGATCCAATCCGCAGACCGCATCGCAATCATTTCCacttccgccgccaccgctcgacAGGCACGACGTGAGTCGCCACATCTGCACTTCCACCTTCCGGACTTCGCTGGGCACTCACAGGCCGCAGCAATCGAGCAAGCTTGCACAATAGGCCACTAGGGCCCCAGTTCATAGTTTCACACAAGGCCTCCGGATTTGCCAGTACGGCCTTGCTTACCATACATAAGGCTGCACCATGTGAAAGATGAACTTCGATGTCGGGGCGCATTCAAGAATGTGCATTGAGGGAAGTGGCGCCCTTTGA
Proteins encoded:
- the LOC120669899 gene encoding uncharacterized protein LOC120669899, coding for MVSGLTYCQSQGVCRTYNCKQYAGSACDELKHVRQAVAPLILDDRQNPDTSCLDQGRSPMSWSTSYQAIEKQKLINIIIYDYYVSDPEDEWTLQVNREACELHLLHCLCYYIMYIFLCFSGCRSSSS